From Erigeron canadensis isolate Cc75 chromosome 5, C_canadensis_v1, whole genome shotgun sequence:
acgaaaaatgaaaaaatagctacttgaaggacgaaaagtgaaaaaatagctacttgaaggacgaaaagtgaaaaaatagctaattgaaggacgaaaagtgaaaaaatagctacttgagggacgaaaaatgaaaatcatacaaataaatttattcttccattctttcttttccgatcatcttttCCGATGAAATTTTCCGAttagacatttattttccctTAACCCCCAAGTctctccaatcaccaccacctaataaccaccaACAACAGCCTCGCTACCAGCCATCGCCGTCTGTAACCAgcaccagccaccgccgtctatAACCACCACGATCAACTGCCACCCACAGCCACCGCCGCCTATAATTACCCCCAGCCACCGCCACTACAATCAACACCAGTCACCACCGCTTACAATcacaccagccaccaccgcctacaatcaccaccagccaccaccgcttacaattaccaccaaacaccgccatctacagtcacctccaaccaccgccgtctacattcaccaccaaccaaccgccgccacctagaatcaccaccatccaccgtcttcctttcaattaaaatcaaaatttagaaaagaaaaaaaaaagatgactgacatgtttgaactataatttgtttgattggttgtgttttgaatgtcatgaattttagtaaatgattttgtttgtggtatagatttggattcaaagtcggaaaattccatcggtaaaaatgatcggagaagatgatcggaaaagaaagaatggaagaataagtttatttgtatgattttcattttttgtccctcaagtagctattttttcacttttcgtccctcaagtaactattttttcacttttcgtccctcggtgtaaggtgaaatgacattattgccctcacgtgtctagcacgtgcgtatgTTAACGGCTATTTTTTAACgtcgtaaggccaaaggacgattattgaaagaattggccaactttagggtcaaaaatgtaatttttaaagtttagggatcaaaaatgaaaaacgtgtcaactttagggacgaaaagtgtaatttactcttaattTTATAGAATAGGAATGTGGCATGACGTGTCGGTAGTATAAACATCACATTCGGATGCTCTTAACCTATTGGACTAGTCCAATTGATCAGAGGCATCTCAAGTTTTACTCAAAATCTTGAGTTCGATTTTTATGGATGGCAAGTCTTGGAGGTTTTttctctgaatacttgtaacgatctatggtcaacatctcgttgtttaaggtacgtgcaagacttcaTCATTTTACAGTGAAGTTTTCCTGATGTCGTATATTGACCGAATGTTCGGGGGAAAAAAAGTTCATGCCAGTTCAAAACATCACCATGCACACGTGTGCCGTTGGTCAATATAATTTAAGTAATGACAAGTTTGACTTTCAATAAGTTTGACTCATGACATATACAATAAGTTTGCCTTTCAACAAACGATTCACTCTCCAACGCCCGAGTTACCAACCACGCAAACATCTGttgtcaatttttaaatttttgttttgattatatGCCTCCTTATCGAATGACACTCCTACACGAACACCAATTAATTGAGATCAAAGTATCAGATTAGCcccaataaataaaattaaattaaagtttaaTCTTGATATGCACTCCTCCCTTTGCCCAACGATGTTGAAACCGCGGAGCATCTTTTTACCAAATACACTTTGACAAATTGTGTTTGGAACCACTAGCATAGATCCACACCTTGCAACAAGATCGAACATTTTATAATTGCAAGTTATTTGTTAACAGGGTTTAAATTATTAATGGGTGTGTGAAATGACTTATAAAATTGAATATTTAATAAGTAAGTGAAATAAATGGTTATGATTAATAGAAATGACGAGCAGTCGAGACTAAAGTTTTAGAGTTTTTGAAAGATGGgtgattattatatttaattggaAATCCTTTGAGTTGTAGTGGTTAAATACGAGCATATGTTatagagaaatatatatatgggacaaTACCGCAATCTCGTTCAGATAAATGGTATGACCTCTACACATCAAAATCCGGAATCGACAAGCGCTAAATCAGGTTTCATATCATCAATCCATTGAACTCGATTAAGTAAAAATAAACATGCTATTGTGAGGTCAAATCGTTAGATTTGTGGTTAAATATATTACAGCACTTTTTAATTTGTGTACCTGACGACAATAGTCCAATACTAAGAGATGCTTACCAACTTTTACCATAGTGAAAGTATATTATATAATGAACTAATGCTGTAAGATTTTTTGAAATTCCAACTAGTTAGGAATGTTATGAGCCACATGCTGAATAATGGTCTAAAAACTGAAAAAGGACATTCTTCTtttacaatcaatcaatcaataatatatatcgTGACTTATGAGTGTTTCAGTTTCATATTCGCTATCAAACTTCTCATCCATATATTTTCCTAGTACGTTTAGCTTCGTTTAGTAATCTATGAATAGACATTTATTTCCATCTTTTTAACATCACATGCCATGATGGTAGCAATTTAGGATGACCCCCTGCTATCAGACTGGTAGAATTAAATTGCCTTTGGCATGCAAAATATAAGAGATGGAAACATGACGCTTTTCGTGGGACCAAGCCCTATGTTGGACAAACATCGTGTGTTGCAAAAAAGCACTGAGTGAGATCGAGATTGTATTCTTCTCGATCCCAAATGGATGTCTTATACTTGTATCTTCGTGGTTTTTATAACTATACGAATTGCTTCTACAGGTTTCAAAAGCCAATTGTAACGTGTGAGCCACGATTCTAATCTATACCTAGTAAAATATAAGATTGCAAAAGACGGATGATATCAATGATGGAAATGGGGTCCACGGTTACCCCATCTCCATCATAATATCGGCCCTAATAAAAGAGTCTTAAATTGTGTGACAGAAGTTGTCACTTTGATAACAAACAAGCATATCATAAAAGGCCTAAAAAGTCCATGAATTggtaactaaaactaaaagtGTTTGATGCTTGCATTCGATGATATCCGATTATGAGCTTACATAAAGTACcattaataataactatatgTCTAAATAGGCCTGCATATGCATGGATGTGAAAGAGATCATGATGCCATGGGATCCCTCCCAGCTGAGCTGATATATAGTACATTTTgcataatatatatcaataagtgAACAAGTACAGATGTAGATGCATAAAGCACATACACATCCTCAAAGTACAATGGTGAAATGCCTGCCAAGTATAACAATTGGAATATTGGACCACAGAAGTCACCACATTCACTAAAGATTATTACTGTATatgacaagaaaaaaaaaaaggcaaatgAAAAAATCCTACCATTGatataaagaaagtaaaaaacaacAGTAATAATGGGATTTCATATATGGATTCATGCTAATGTCAGTCACCATGAAATCTTTTCTCAAGTAcatgaaatattatatttatttttcatcagtTTAGTATCATAGAGTACACGGTAACTTTCAGGTCTACTAGCATATCGCGACCCCACCCCAAAATGCTTTGTGAGGCTATTGTGGAGGACTTTTGCTAGAAACAGGTGGAGGGTTCGATTCTGTTCCCAACTCCACAAGGGTTACCCAAAGACAGGTGCTCCCTGAGACTGGTCCTTAGATTGATAAGAGTCAATCGGGTCCAACGAGCCACAGGGTCAGGGTTTCTACGCTAATCTAAACCCTTTTGCTAGATAGAACACAACTACCAATAATAACTTTCTAAACTATTTAGCATCAGCATTATGGAAGTTAAGGTGGGGAAAGAGGAATCATCTTATCTATCTATCCCCCACCTCCATCAAATTATGTCTCATTTTTCTGGTCCTATATGCATGTGTAAGGTGGAGAGCAAAGCGTAAAAGGGGGCACATTTCACATACCATCCCAACGATTTTCAAAATATGTATAGAGGATCACCAACAGTTACTCATGTGAAGATACTTACTGTTAGCCAACCTGGTTGTGGACCATTTGACTATATAGATGATGCTTGTCATGGCAGTAGCAAACCGCCACGGTGTATTTATGGTGACAAGTCATATATTGACTGTCGAACATGGAGTCATGCACAATCATATAAAATCTTCAGTACACATTACCACTACAAATAACATCAATACCCAAACCCACTAGTGTGTGGGGAGAGGTCAGATTCAGATTATTTTGCCCTACCGAAAGGTATAGAGATGCAACATTAATACTTGGGTGcaaatttgatatttaaaaCACCACTGTAATACATACTTACagtatataatctaataaagTAACTTAAAAgcaaatatacatattataacTGTAAGGTTTCGTATCTAGAATAAATTTTAACTTAAAAGCAAATTTTAGCTCATTGTCACAATAAATTCAGGGCTAAAATTTCATATCCAAAGCAATATTTATTGCTCTTGAGTAAATAACATTTTCGTGATTTTTCTTAGATTTTCAGAAGGGGACAGCCAAGGTGGATCTAAATGGTCCTTGAGCACTTTATCTGATAAGGACTTAAAGCTATATATGCTTGTAATTTAACTTTCACCAAATGTCAAAAGAACTTATAGCTACATTAGTTTAAAGGGTATACAAAAGTTCCCCCTTTGTACCACAAACTTGCAACATTTGATCTAAGTGTATAATAGGAGATCTTTGGCAGGGCTTAATCTAAGTAGCCTATCAAACAAGAAGCTGCGGGTTCAACTCACAACTGAGATATAGATATAGGACGATTCTGTGAGTCTTCGTCTTTCGAAGAATGTATAATGACTTTAACTAAGTTGAGAATTTGAGATATAGGTGTACTATATCAATGTACTGTAATCACACGAATGGAATAACACATCTGACTGGAGGTTGAGAACTTtccaaaaacataaaatgtttCAATTTTCAGAGGACATCCTAAGTGCCAAAAAGTATTGTTTCCTCACAAAAAGTCTCAGGGTTAGAATCATGTCCTAGGAAAATATCTTGAGTGTGACAAGGGAAATTGCTAGAACCGGCCATTGGAGGAAAAAACCAAGTTAGGTCGCTGCAActgagtaaaaaaaaatgactcGACATCCCCGGGTAACCCTAACAAGGAAAACCTTCTCCGTTTTACCATTTATCCTAAACCAGAAATTGCAATTTCCTTGGTACCAGAAAGCATAGTGAATGCACCTTTCCTCAAAAATGAAGCACCGTGAGCTGATAATTCTAGTATAAATGTTAATAATGTCTCCATTAACAACGGTTTTGCTAGGGATGCCACACCCAGAGTTAGATTTTATGTGGTAAGATAAACATGGCAACTTGTGATCTACATATTTAGTGTTTGGTTGATAATCATGTTAGCCCATAAAAACAAGACGATAATCATTTCCACACGTGATTGTTTATACGGAGTGTTTTTGCTAATCCAGAATATATGAAGAGAAAAAGGACCCAATGTGGGGAAGTGGATGCAACTTGTGTGGTACAATTGAGTAAAAAGATTTCTAAATTGCAATTAGTGGTTGGTGCAGGGTATCATTCCTCTTTCAGTGCATATAAAggatataaagtataaactatCGAATCAATCATTCTAAGGAAGTCCTAAACCAATACTCAAATTCTAGCAATGCCTAAAAGATTTGAGACCAAAAAGGCACAAAAAGAGTGAGATCATTAGAGATGATTCTTTCTATCTAACTAACTATATCATGAGAGTTGTTACGACGGGATGTAATTGGAAGTTGTAATATCTCTTCCATGATGTATAAGAAGCAATAATAATCAACTTTTCTACAGGCCTATTGAAAGTTTGATTGGTGACGATTGATTAATCATTATCATAGGTTGTAACCAAATCCACATGTATGGTTTTCAATTTGAGTGTGATAACAGCACTTTAGGTTGAGATAACATATTACCATTAGTGTGATTGTCAACTAATCATGTGCTGAGAGAGTATAATATGAACGTGACACAAGTAAACGAATAACAGAATAGTATTATGGGTTCCATTTAAATTTATGAGATGaattatgaaatgatgaataATTGAAAGAAGAACATAGTGCCTCAGAAATACAAAGCAAGATAGACATGTTCAAGGAAAACTGCAAACTCGAGTGTGTCATGGTAAATGAACATGTTATTAGAATATATAAATGTTCATAACGTGTATGCATGTTCCTATAACATGTTATGAACATAGAAAGCAGATAGGATGTACATAGACAGGATGCTATTAGAACTTTGTGAATCAAGTGGTGCCTGATACTATAAATAGGGGTGTTTTTATCCTTAGATGCCAATCAAGTAAAAGTATCTCAGAGTGAACATGGTAAAAATTTGTCTGCTTACTTTGACATGGACTCGAACCCAACTCTCAACTTCTTCATCACTTTAAGCCATTTGTGCTACTTAACAACAGGATAATGTGACATGTTTTCATTATTAAATGCAATTTCTAAAGTGGTCCTTGATTGAAATAAACAAGACATACTTATTATGTAAACACATTGCTTAAGCTTCACATTGTTCATGCTCTGAAACTAAAGGTTGTCACATGTTGCAGCCCGTAACGCACCAACATAACACATTGATAAAAAAGATGGTATCCAAAACATGTATATGTCATGTGTTAATGTAAATTAATCTCAATAATCTTCacattttctaaaatatattcTTAGCTTCTAAAAGTATCtgtctctttttctttgacATTTATGGCATCCCCCACTACCTTTTAACTACTATAAAACCATGACAAATTCTTTATAAACATTGACAACTTTCTCCCTCCATTCTAGCATCACTTTTTATGCATGAAAACATCAATATCTTGCATCAAATCTAACATTTCCATCATATACAAGCAAATGATGTCGGATTATGCTCATATTAAACCTTTAGTTCCAACGGTAAGAACTTTTTATTCGTGAGGCTTCTTCACCTTTTTAATCAAGTTATATAGTTTTTATGTTATTGATTTGTGTAGGTCATGGCGGAAATGAAGATCATGACAGCCATAGGCTTCCCACTCTTCACCACAGGGTTAGTgagttatttaaaaaacatgATTGCGGTTGCATGCATGGGAAAGCTAGGAAGCCTTGAGCTAGCTGGTGGTGCACTAGCAATAGGGTTTACTAACATTACTGGCTACTCGGTTCTATCAGGGCTCGCTATGGGGATGGAGCCACTTTGCAGCCAGGCTTATGGTTCAAGAAACTTACATTTGGTTACTCAAACCCTACAAAGAACCATCCTCATGTTATTATTTGCATCGCTGCCGATTGGTATTCTATGGGTTAACCTGGAGCCACTGATGCTTAAACTACACCAGGACCCCGAGATAACACACATAGCTAGTCTATATAGTCAGTATGCTGCACCTGATCTTATAGTTAGCAGCCTTTTGAACCCGCTGCGTATTTTTTTCAGAACCAAAGGAAAAACATGGCCATTGATGTGGTGCACTTTACTGGCAACACTGCTACATTTTCCAGTCACCAACACTTTAGCCTTCAAACTTCACCTTGGGGTTAGAGGGGTTGCACTCTCAACCTTTCTAACCAATATGAACACATTGGGTTTGCTTCTTGGCTACATGTTTTTTTCTCATACCCCCAAGTCTGAACCAATGTCTGAACCAGAGTCAACACCTATAGCTATAGAAAGCGGTTCAGTGAGGGATGGATGGAGTGTACTGATTCAGCTTGCTATCTCTAGTTGTTTAGCTGTTATTCTAGAGTGGTGGTGGTATGAGTTGATGACGGTTCTAGCTGGATATCTTCATAAACCTCATATAGCCCTAGCTACGTCAGCTATAGTGATTCAAACAACGTCTTTATTATACACATTGCCAGCAGCACTTAGCATGTCAATATCAACTCGGG
This genomic window contains:
- the LOC122602351 gene encoding protein DETOXIFICATION 55, whose protein sequence is MKTSISCIKSNISIIYKQMMSDYAHIKPLVPTVMAEMKIMTAIGFPLFTTGLVSYLKNMIAVACMGKLGSLELAGGALAIGFTNITGYSVLSGLAMGMEPLCSQAYGSRNLHLVTQTLQRTILMLLFASLPIGILWVNLEPLMLKLHQDPEITHIASLYSQYAAPDLIVSSLLNPLRIFFRTKGKTWPLMWCTLLATLLHFPVTNTLAFKLHLGVRGVALSTFLTNMNTLGLLLGYMFFSHTPKSEPMSEPESTPIAIESGSVRDGWSVLIQLAISSCLAVILEWWWYELMTVLAGYLHKPHIALATSAIVIQTTSLLYTLPAALSMSISTRVGNELGAGEPGRAHLATLVAVGLALVTSVFGLLAIMLGREAWGKVFTHDGDVLKLTVAALPIIGVCELANCPQTTCSGVLRGSARPSIGARINLCSFYLVGTPVAIILAFVFKLGFLGLCYGLLAAQVVCVLSIMTVIYRTDWEKESADARRLVGMERSSECTYEDRIMECEQGVGFI